A genomic window from Silene latifolia isolate original U9 population chromosome 11, ASM4854445v1, whole genome shotgun sequence includes:
- the LOC141612661 gene encoding uncharacterized protein LOC141612661, whose amino-acid sequence MPTLGVPLCCQCGTHNKMGCKVVGPTVGFVCFVVTAVFEWPIGIIVYPFKHRKGRRIMNHPSNVVFPKVSDAIPF is encoded by the coding sequence ATGCCGACGTTGGGGGTGCCGTTGTGTTGTCAGTGTGGGACCCACAACAAGATGGGGTGTAAGGTGGTAGGGCCGACGGTGGGTTTTGTATGTTTTGTGGTGACGGCGGTGTTCGAGTGGCCGATTGGGATAATTGTGTATCCGTTTAAGCATAGGAAGGGTCGTCGGATTATGAATCATCCTTCAAATGTTGTTTTTCCTAAAGTCAGCGATGCTATACCCTTCTGA